ATGTTGAATAGAGAACGGCAATCGCTCCTGCGAGGAAGAGCCATTTGGCGTACGTCCCGAACACAGGCACATACGCTTCCGCCAGCGTGCTCACCATCCGCATCCCGTCCGGATCCAGGCCTTCCTTGTGCAGCACAGCCACTCCCATCAGGTAAAACGCCAGTGTCGCAAAAGTGTAGATGCACATTGAAGCGAAAGCATCGATCTTCATCACCCGCATCCAGCCTTTGGCGCGAAATGCCCAGCCAACATCCTCTGAATGGGGGCCGGTAAAGCGGGCGTAGCCCTTCTCCAGGCACCAGTAAGGATAGGCAATCAGTTCAGTCGCTCCGACGCCAATGATTCCAAACGCTGCCAGCGCAGTGATCAGGGGATTCATGCCCCCTGTCGCTTCCGGAATTCCGAACGACAGCCCTTTCATGATCTCCTCGCCGGAAATGCTCCAGATCTCTGAAGTCTGTAACGAAAAGACATTGCCGATCGTGATAAACGTAAAGGAAACAACCAGAATCGTTGAAAGATGCTCGATCAGATTATAGCGACCGTAGAACAGCAGAAAGGCGGTCATCACCGCGATCAATCCGGCCCAGATCTTATCGTCCCAGGTTTGCGGTTCCAGCAGGGATGTGCCCTGCTCATCAACCAGAGATTCCTGATTGCGAATCTTCAGTAGAATCATCTGCCCCTCTTCCTGCAGGGCTTCAATTCGCTGCTGCATCTTAGCGTGCCCTCGCAGATATCGCTCCCGTTCCTCGGGAGACATCGCAGCCAGGGAACTCTCTTCGCTGTTAAGTTCCTCTTCGATCTCGAGGTAGTGCACGAATTCTTTTTCGGACGGATATTGGATCGCCTGGCGATAGTCGCCTTTGATCGGTAGCGTCAGTGCCAGGGCCTGCCCCACACCGCCGACAATCCCCCCCAGTTGTCCGATCGTACACAGGCTCATGATCAGCCAGAACCAGAGAATCCAGTTGGGCGCCTGCTGATTCGGATTCCGCATGACTCCCAGGCGAGGTCCCGGCACATGGTTCAGCGCCTGGAGCGTGGTCTCTCCCCGGGAGATGGAATAGCGTCCCAGTTCGATCTGTACGAAGACCTTGATCAGACAGCCGACAATAATCAGCCATAACAGTGCAATCCCGGCCTGGGCACCGGTTTTGGTGGTTGCGATCAACTCGCCGGAACCAACAATACTGCCGGCCACAATCAGGCCGGGTCCCAGGCGTCTGACGATCCCGCCAAAACTGGTCGGGGCGTTAATGGCTTCTTCTTTCTCGGAACCCACTGATGGATCGAGAGCGCTATTCTCCTGTTGAGATTCCATCGTACTCCTGCTTCACCTTTGTTATCGACAGTGGGGGATGATGTCGAAACAACTATTCAGAGCCGAAAGAATTCAGACGGTCACCACTCTGATCTGAATTATTTCAGTTGTTGTTCAGCGACCTCAATCGCTTTCAGCAACCCCTTTGCCTTGTTCAATGTTTCATAGTACTCCGTCTCGGGTACACTGTCGGCAACGATCCCGGCGCCGGCCTGAACGTAGGCCGTCGATCCCTGCATGACCAACGTACGCAATGCAATACACGTATCCATATTTCCCGTAAAATCGAGATATCCGACGGCGCCGGCATACGGGCCTCGTCGATGTGGTTCAAATTCGTCGACGATTTCCATGGCCCGCACTTTGGGGGCACCAGAGACCGTTCCTGCAGGCAGCCCGGCACGCAAGGCATCCAGGGCCGTTCGACCTTCGGTCAGAGTACCGGTCACATTGGATGTGATGTGCATGACATGGCTGTAACGTTCCACTACCATCACATCCGACAGTTCCACCGAACCGAACTCACTTACCCGACCAACATCATTCCGCGCCAGGTCAATCAGCATCACATGCTCGGCTCGTTCTTTGGGGTCGGCCAGCAGTTCTTCGGCCAGCCGCTTGTCTTCCGCCTCGGTTTTCCCCCGTTTGCGGGTTCCCGCCAGGGGACGGATCGTCGTCAGGCCGTCTTCGACACGCACCATGATTTCAGGTGAGCTGCCGACCAGATCAACTTCGGGAGTCTTCAGCAAAAACATGAACGGGCTCGGATTGACGACTCTCAGGCTGCGATAAATATCCAGTGGTGTCGCCGAAGTCTCCAGTTTCAGGCGCTGACTCAAGACAACCTGAAAAATATCGCCGGCCACGATGTATTCCTTGCAGGCGTCCACCGCTGCTTCAAATTTCTGCTGTGAGAAATTGGACGACCATTCCAGATCCGGTTCCGCATGGGGATTCACACTGATGTCCGCCATCTTCAGAACGGCAGGATCCCCGGTCTGGAAGCGTTCGCAGGTCTGATCGATCTTCTCGCAGGCGGCCTGGTAAGCGGCCTGGAGGTCTGACTCACTCATTCCGGGAGTAATATGGGCATGTGCCACCACCAGCACGGTCTTATTAATCTGATCGAAGACCACCATATGGTCGTACAGCGCAAAGGAGAGGTCCGGGAGCTGACGATCGTCTTCAGGTGCATCAGGCAGGTTTTCAGAATAACGCACCACATCGTAGCCAGCATAACCGACGGCCCCTCCACAGAAACGGGGGAGCCCCGGTAATTCGGGAGCCTGGTACTGATCCAGAATGGATTCCAGTTCCTGCAGTGGGTCAGCGACGGTCCGCTCTTCGGTCTCTCCCTGCTGCTGGATTACCATCCGCTGCTGGTAGGCATCGATAGTCAGAAAGGGGTTGGCCCCCAGGAAGCTGTAGCGGCTGATCTGCTCACCACCCACGACGCTTTCAAACAGAAACGAGTACGGGCCCTTCTCCAGCAGCTGATACGCACTGACCGGCGTTAATGTATCTCCGGTCAACTGGCGATACACGGGAACCAGGTTCGCCTGTGTGGAAAGCTGTTGAAAAGTATCAAAATCTGGAACGTATTTCA
This genomic interval from Gimesia chilikensis contains the following:
- a CDS encoding Nramp family divalent metal transporter, whose protein sequence is MESQQENSALDPSVGSEKEEAINAPTSFGGIVRRLGPGLIVAGSIVGSGELIATTKTGAQAGIALLWLIIVGCLIKVFVQIELGRYSISRGETTLQALNHVPGPRLGVMRNPNQQAPNWILWFWLIMSLCTIGQLGGIVGGVGQALALTLPIKGDYRQAIQYPSEKEFVHYLEIEEELNSEESSLAAMSPEERERYLRGHAKMQQRIEALQEEGQMILLKIRNQESLVDEQGTSLLEPQTWDDKIWAGLIAVMTAFLLFYGRYNLIEHLSTILVVSFTFITIGNVFSLQTSEIWSISGEEIMKGLSFGIPEATGGMNPLITALAAFGIIGVGATELIAYPYWCLEKGYARFTGPHSEDVGWAFRAKGWMRVMKIDAFASMCIYTFATLAFYLMGVAVLHKEGLDPDGMRMVSTLAEAYVPVFGTYAKWLFLAGAIAVLYSTFLVANAANARIFSDGLRFFGIYDERKPGALQKWIRGMSFILPLLCLAVFLTGANPVRLVLIAGTMQAIMLPMLGIAAIYLRYTRIDQRLTPGRIWDLMLFLSCLGLLLAGGFGVYKQLFA
- the trpE gene encoding anthranilate synthase component I, producing the protein MKYVPDFDTFQQLSTQANLVPVYRQLTGDTLTPVSAYQLLEKGPYSFLFESVVGGEQISRYSFLGANPFLTIDAYQQRMVIQQQGETEERTVADPLQELESILDQYQAPELPGLPRFCGGAVGYAGYDVVRYSENLPDAPEDDRQLPDLSFALYDHMVVFDQINKTVLVVAHAHITPGMSESDLQAAYQAACEKIDQTCERFQTGDPAVLKMADISVNPHAEPDLEWSSNFSQQKFEAAVDACKEYIVAGDIFQVVLSQRLKLETSATPLDIYRSLRVVNPSPFMFLLKTPEVDLVGSSPEIMVRVEDGLTTIRPLAGTRKRGKTEAEDKRLAEELLADPKERAEHVMLIDLARNDVGRVSEFGSVELSDVMVVERYSHVMHITSNVTGTLTEGRTALDALRAGLPAGTVSGAPKVRAMEIVDEFEPHRRGPYAGAVGYLDFTGNMDTCIALRTLVMQGSTAYVQAGAGIVADSVPETEYYETLNKAKGLLKAIEVAEQQLK